CAAACGAGAGTGTCGCCAGGGCAGTGCCGAAGTTTGTTGGCGTCCTAAATTCACTGAAAACACTGTATCGAGGCACGTTCGAAAGCTTCGCAGGGAACGTAAGCATTCGGAAATAGGGCGGTATCTACTCCCGGACCCGAGGGGAATACTCGGGTCGATATTCCAATAATCTCCGCAGTCGGATATGCACAGCCGGGACACATCTCCCGGAACGGGAGACAAACATAGTCAATGTCCCATGAACAAGTATATGTCCTGCTTCCGACTGTTGCGTTCGATCAACCGGACCTAATCATCCGGTGGCATGCAACGAAGAATGATCGGTGGATGACAGGTGTTCAGGTGCCCACAGCTGGGTCCGCCGACCTGCTGTCCAGGCCATAGGAGATCCGAGTGCGGGCTCGAGCGACGAACCGATCAAAGCGCTCAGACGCGTGCCACCGTTCGAGCTCGGTTGACAACTCACGCGGGCAGCCGGACCGCATGGGTCCGTCTGCCCGTTTCCGTTGCACTACTGGATATTCCGCCGGAAGGACAATGCCGGGACGGCCGTGTCCCGACCATCCCGGCATGCCGACCGTGCGGAATTACGCCAGCCGCAACGCGACCCGGATCGAATCGCGACCGGTTGCCTTGCGGGTCAATAATTCGAAGGCCTGCTCGAATTCCTCGAGCGCGAAGCTGTCGCCGAGCATGGCCGCGGTGGGGATCTTGTCGTCGTTGATGAGTTCGGCGGCGGTCTTGGTGTCCAGGCCCGCGCCGGGATGCAGGGTGATGCGGCGGGTGGGTATCCAGTCGCTGTGGAAGCCCTCCAGCGGACGGTCTTTCATACCGGCGATGACGACGTGGCCGCCTTTGCGGACCAGGTCCATCGCGAGGTTGACCGTCACGGGATTGCCTGCGGCGGCGTCGATGACGACGTCGGCCATCTTCCCGCCGGTCAGTTCGCGGATCCGGTCGAGGGGGTCTTCGGCGGAGACGTCGATGGTGGCGTCGGCGCCGATGGCGCGGGCGTTGCGGAGCCGGAATTCGTCTGCGGCAGTGCCGGTCACGATGATCCGAGAAGCGCCGGCGGCTCTGGCGGCCACGATCGTGGCCATACCCATGTGGCCGGGGCCTTCGATCACGACGATGTCGTCCTGCTGCACCGGCGCCACCCAGGTGACCGCGCACGAGAGCGGCTCGAACACGGTCAGCTCATCGGCGGGCCGGTCGGTGCGCAGCGGGTAGACCCGGGAACCGGGCAACAGTTCGAGGTATTCGGCGAATCCGCCGTACAGGCCGGAGCCTTCGTCGACGGCGAAGTCGTGGCCGTAGATGCGGTATCCGTCCGCGGTGACGACCAATTCGCACACGGCGACCCGATCACCTTCGGAGACACCCCATTCGCGTTCGGCGGCCGCGCTGATCCGGTGGATGCGGCCGACGATCTCGTGGCCGGCGATCGACGGGAACGCGCCACCCCAGGAGGTGTGGACGTGGCCGCGGAAGTGGTCGATGTCGCTGTGGCACAGTCCGGTTGCCTCGACGCGCAGGACCGCGCCGCCGGGTTGCGGGTCGGGAACCTTCAGTTCGCGCAGTTCCCAGGTCTCGTCGCCGCGGAAGACGATCGCCCGGCTGGTCGTGGTCACAGGACCTCCTCGAGGAGTGCGGTGGCGCGGTCGACCGCGCGGCGGGTGGTGGCGGCGTAGCCCTCGGCCTCGACTCCCGGGCCGAGTACCTCCAGTTCGAAGACGCCGGTGTAGCCGCTGTCCAGCGCGGCACGGACGAAGCCGGCGATATCGAGGTCACCGTCACCGGGGACCACGCGGTCGCCGGGTGGCGGGGGCGGGTCGGTGCGTACGTCACAGATCTGCACCACCGCGATCCGGGATCCGGCGCGGCGCACGGTGGCCTCGTAATCCGTTTCGCCCCAGCAGTTTCCGATGTCGGCGATCAGGCCGAGCCCGGTCCGGTCGGCCACCTCGATACCCTCGGCGAGGGTGTGGAAGTAGGACCGATCCGGGCGCAGGGTCGGCTCGATCGCCAACCGGACGCCGCGGGATTCGGCGTAGCCGATACAGGGCGCGACCGCTTCGGCCAGGGCCTCGGTGAGCTCGTCGAACGAGCGGCCGTCGGCGGCGCCCGGGGTGAAGTACGGGGAACCGCCGGTGCGGGCAGCGAGATCGGTGACGCCGTTCAACTCTGCACGGACGGCATCCCAGGTGTCGGGGGCCGACAGGTCGAAACCGCGGGTGATCACCGTGGTCGCCGGGATTCCGCGGTCCGCGAGGGCGGCCACCGCGGCGTCGCGGCCGTAGTCGTCGGCCTTGTTGATCAGCAGGCCCACCTTGGCGAGGCCGAGCGCGTCGATCAGCTCCAGGTTCTGCCCGAAAGACCAGGAGTAGGTACACATCTGGCTCACCGAAAGCCTGGGATGGGTCATGCGGGATGTCCTTCCAACCGCGCCTCGATGTCGCGGATCTGCGCCTCCAGCCAGCGCACCTCGCTGAAGTTCTCCCGGCCGCTGCGCTCCAGGAGTTGCTGGTGCGCAAGCAGTTTCGCCTGAAGTGCCCGCCGGTCGCCGGGGTCGCGGACCAGCGCGATCGAGACGAAGTGCAGCGCGTGGACCGGCCGGTCCGCCGCCAGGTGTGCCTCGGCTCGGTCCAGCAGTGTCGCGGTGTCGATCAGGTCGGCGATCTCACCCGAGATCGCTTCGGGTGGAACGTCGTACAGCTCGGTGGTGTTCTCGTAGCGGAACCAGCCGGCGTGTTCCTCCCAGATGGCCCGCACGATCCACGGCACCTTGCCGTGCCCCTGGGGAATGTTCAGTTCCGGCGGCAGGGTGATGCTGCCCATCAGCGTCCACAGGTCGGTGCCCGCGTTCATCCCGGCGATGGTCTGCTCGCGCAGATATTCGGTGGCATCACGGATCTCGGTGAACCGCCGGCGGATCTCCGCGGCGCCACGCACCGGTTCGCCGTGGCCGGTGATCAGCACCTCCGGTTCCAGCGCGATCACCCGGTCCACGGACGCGAGGAACGATCGGGCGCTGCGGATCTTGTCGCCGCGGATGGTGTACAGATTGGGCACATGGCCGAACAGCGGGCCGGTCATGTTGCCGGTGAACACGATTCGGTCGTCCGGCAGCCACACCACCAGAGAATCGGTGGTCTCGCCGCCGGGGGTGGAGTACAGCTCGAAGCGCCGGCCGCCGAGGGTGAAGGCGTGACTGTCCAGGAAGGTGGTGGTCAGGACCGGTTCCGGCGGTTGGTGGGTGGGGTCCACGCGGGTGACGTCGCGGTTCCACAGCTGCCGGGAGCGGCGGGCGAAGAACGGCTGCAGCCGCCGGAAGTACTCCCGTACATCGGTGTGGTTCGCGTGCGCGATCGTCTCCACCCCGGGGCCGGTCAGTTGCGACCAGCCACCCACATGGTCGGGATGCCCCTGGGTGAAAATGATTACCCGCCAAGGGTTCTCGCTCACCTCGGCGAAGCGTTCCCGGATCTGGTCGGCCTCGTTGTACATGCCGGTGTTGATCAGCACATCGCCGTCGGGTGTGGTGACCAGATAACTGTTGGAGATACCCCGGGAGGCGAAGATGCCGTCCCCGAGCGGGATCGCGGCCTGCGATCCCTCCCCCTCCTTGACGATGAGCGCATTGAGTGGCTGTTTCATCGCTGCCCCTTCCCGGTTTCCGATCGGATGCCGAATTCGTCGGTGTAGAAGGCGAATCGGTCCCGCAGTTGATCTGCGTTCAGGCCGAAGTCACCTTCCAGGTCGTAGACGACTCGGCCGTTGCGGCCGCGCGGATGATCCGCGAGATACCTGTGCAGGTCGGCGCGGCACTCGTCGGTGACGTCCAGTCCGGCCTGTTCGAGAACGGTTGTGGCGGTGCCGACATCGTCGCGGACGACGTCGTCGAACATCACCTCGACGAGCTGCCCCGCGGGCACCCATGCCCGGTCGCGCAGATATCTGCGCAGCATGGTCTCGATGCGGCGCACCCAGTATTCGACGTGGGCGTCGATATCCGGGGTCTTCTGGCTGCTCTTCAAGGCCAGTCCGCGCATCGTGAGCAGCGATTGCAACGTCGCCACCGGATCGCGGTGGATCATCACTACGGTCGCATCGGGATAGGCGGCCAGCAGCGGGCCGAGCTGTTCGGCATGCTGATTGGACTTCACCATCCAGCGTTGCTCGCCCGGGAACTGCCAGGCGATGGCCTGCAACACCTTTCGCATGTACAGGTAGTGCGGGGTCTGATCGTGCCCGAGATAGTGGTCCCGGAAGCCGGGCACGTCGGCCATCCACTCCCACTGGTAACTGGCGAAATCCGGGATCTGCAGCTCGTTCTCACCGCAGCCGTGATCCGGCGAATGTTCGTGCATCGCGGCGAGGATCTCGTTGCCGCCGGAGATCCGCTCCCAATGCCGCTGCGACGCCGACCAGCGCGGATCCACCCCGTCGGGACCGGCCACCGCGCCCGGTTGCGGAGCGGGCTGGGCCGCCAGGAATACCGGCAGGTGCCGCAGCCGGCGGTCGGCGGCGAGCAGGTTCTCCAGATGCGTACTGCCGGAACGGGGTAACGCGACCACATCGATCGGGCGGCGTACCGGGACGTCCAGGCACTGCGGATTCTCATGCCAATAGTGCTGGATCCGAAGACGATTCGCGGCGGCCTTGACACAGCGGTCGACGAATCCGGCCTTGTTCGCCTGCCACACGTTGGCGTCCGCGGCGACCTCGGCCAGCAGCAGGCCGAGCCGTTCGGTGAAGTCCATCGCGCCGAAGTCGTCCAGCCCGGTCTGCGAGCGAGCGGCCGTCAGCACATACTCGACGCTCAGATCGACCGTCCGGGCTTCGGCGGCCTCCAGCGCGGCCCGCTCCTCGGCGGTGCGGGTGTCGCGGCGCATCCCCTCGACGCGCAGAACCTTCACGGCCATTGCGGCAACCCCAGAATGTCGCTCTTACCCGCGTTGGCCATCCAGCCACCGTCGATGACCACCAGGTCGCCGGTGTGGAAGCGGGACAACGAGCTCATGAAATAGACGGCGATGCCCTCGAAATCCTCCGCCAGACCCATCCGGCCGGACGGGTTGTACCGGCGGACCCGTTCCACGACGGGATGATCGTCGGGCATGCTCACCGTCTCGCTGACGGTGTGACCGGGACAGACCACGTTGGAGCGGATGCCGTAGCGGCCGGCCTCCACCGCGATGCCGCGCGACATCGCCACCATCGCGCCCTTCGCCGCGTTGTAGTGCTGCATCCCCGGGCTGCCGGTCAGCGCCGACAGGCTGGCACAGAACAGCAGCGAGCCGCCGGAGGTGTCACCGGCGTCCCATTGCCGCTTCATCTGCCGCGCGCCCTCCCGCACGGCCAGATAGGCGCCGTGCTGGTTGACCGCCAGCAGCCCGTGCCAGGCCTCGCTGGTCATATCGAGGAAGCTGCGCTCGTGGCTCATCAATCCGGCGTTGGCGATGACTCCGTCGACCCGGCCGAACTCCTCGGCCGCCTCGCGCATCGCCTCGACCACCCGGGCCTCGTCACCGACGTCGACCTGCTGGGCCAGCACACGGCCGCCGAACGAGGCGAGCTCCCGCACCGCCTGCTCGTTCTTCTCCGGCCGGCGGCCCCAGACGACGACGTCACCACCGGCGCGGGCGATGCCGCGGGCCATCGCGAACCCGATTCCTGCGTTTCCACCGCTGACGACTACCACGCGGCCTGTTAGATCGAACACAACTAACATTGGTATAGCAAAATTGGATTTGCAGTCAAGTGGTCGGACTCTACCGACATCGTTTACCGTGGGCAGATGGCCCGGCCCGCACCCGCGTCCACTCGCGCAGCGCACATCATCTCGTTCCTGACCGCGCACCCGTCGCGAGGCTTCACCATCAGCGAGCTGGTGACGCACCTGGACATGAACATCGCCTCCGCGCACGCCACCCTGGCGGTGCTGTGCGATTGCGGGTTCCTCGTCCGCGATCCGGTGCATCGCACGTACATCCTGGGCCCGGCGCTGGCCGTCACCGGATTCGCTGCGACGCAACAGCATCCGTCCATCGTCGCCGCGATCGAACAGGCCGACGCGCTCGCCGCCGAACTGGATATGGAGGTCGGCGTCAGCGCCGTGGCCGGCACGGATGTCATCCTGCTGGCCCGCCGCGGCCCCGAGCCGCCGCATCCGACCATCGGCTACCCCGGCGACCGCGCGCCGCTGATGGCGCCGCTGGGCGCGATCTTCGTGGCCTGGGCCGAGGACAAGGAGGTCGACGCCTGGCTGGAACGCGGCGCCGCCACCGATCAACTGGCCCACTTCTACCGCGAGATGCTGGCGCAGATGCGCGGCAGCGGATTCAGCGTGCCGATGGAACCGATCGCCGCCGCGTCGGTCGTCGCCGCCTTCACCCGATTGCGCAACACCCCGACCGACGAGGACGCCGAGCACGGCCTGGCGGACGCCCTGCAGCGCACCAGCGAGATCCTCATCTCGATCTCGGATCTTCCTCCGGCCGAGGAGATCTCGTTCCGGACCGTCGCCGCCCCGATCTTCGATCCGATCGGCCGGGTGCTGCTGGCGATGAGCATCAGCGGGCCGGATCACCCGGTGCGCGTCGATCGCGTCCGGGAACTCGGCCGGCGCCTGACCCAGGCGACGGCCATCGCCACCCATCGCACCCACGGCCGCCCGCCGGCCCGCCTCGGCCACTGAGATCACCGTGACGCGCCGCAGCACAGCGGCCTGACCGGCACCGACAGGTATTTCGGCGGCAGTCCGCCGGACTTCGGACCGGCGTCCTCTCTTGCGCCCGGCAGGGTTTTGCTATAACAATTTTTAGATAGTTATAGCGAAATCATGGAGGATGAGGCCGGTGCGACACCTGACACATCTGGAGCGGCTGGAGGCGGAGAGCATCCAGATCTTCCGCGAGGCCGTGGCCGAGAGTGAGCGGCCGGTGATGCTGTACTCGGTCGGCAAGGACAGCTCGGTGCTGCTGCACCTGGCGATGAAGGCGTTCCACCCGTCGCGGCTGCCGTTCCCGCTGCTGCACGTGGACACCACCTTCAAGTTCCGGGCCATGTACGAATTCCGGGACAAGTTCGTCGCCGACAACGGGCTGGGCCTGATCGTGCATCGCAACCCGGAATGCGTTGCGCGGGGCATCAATCCGTTCGACCACGGGTCCGCGACCCATACCGACATGTGGAAGACCGAGGGGCTCAAGCAGGCCCTGGACCTGAACAGATTCGATCTCGCCTTCGGTGGCGCCCGCCGCGACGAGGAGAAGTCCCGGGCCAAGGAACGCGTCTTCTCGGTCCGGACCGCACAGCATCGGTGGGACCCGAAACAGCAACGGCCGGAACTGTGGCGGCTGTACAACGCACGGAAGGCTCCCGGGGAGAGCGTGCGGGTGTTCCCGTTGTCGAACTGGACCGAACTGGATATCTGGCAGTACATCTACCGCGAGCAGATCCCCATCGTGCCACTGTATTTCGCGGCGAAGCGCCCGGTGGTGCAGCGCGACGGCGCCTTGATCATGGTCGACGACCACCGGATGCCGCTGGCGCCCGGGGAGATTCCCGAGGACCGCAGCGTCCGGTTCCGCACTCTCGGCTGCTACCCGCTGACCGGGGCGATCGAGAGCACCGCGGCCACCCTGCCGCAGATCATCCAGGAAATGCTGCTCACCACCAGCTCCGAACGCCAGGGCCGGGTCATCGACCACGACTCCAGCGCGTCGATGGAGAAGAAGAAGCAGGAAGGCTACTTCTGATGGCACATACGATCACCGACCTCGTCGCCACCGATATCGACGCGTATCTGCGCCTGCACGAACACAAGTCGATGCTGCGGTTCATCACCTGCGGCAGCGTCGACGACGGCAAGTCCACCCTGATCGGGCGGCTGCTCTACGACTCGAAACTCGTCTTCTCCGACCATCTCTCGGCGCTGGAACAGGATTCGAAGACCGTCGGAACCCAGGGCGGGGAACTGGATTTCGCACTGCTGGTGGACGGCCTGGCCGCCGAACGCGAACAGGGCATCACCATCGACGTGGCCTATCGGTTCTTCTCCACGGAGAAACGGAAGTTCATCGTCGCCGACACCCCGGGCCACGAGCAGTACACCCGCAACATGGTCACCGGCGCCTCCACCGCCGACCTCGCGGTCATCCTGATCGATGCCCGCAAGGGGGTGCTCACCCAGACCCGCCGGCACAGCTATCTGGTGTCGCTGCTGGGTATCCGGCAGGTCGTGCTCGCGGTGAACAAACTCGATCTCGTGGACTATTCGCAGCAGATCTTCGACGCGATCGAGGCGGACTACCGGGGTTTCGCCGCCGAGATCGGGCTGACCGAGATCACCTGTATCCCGATGTCCGCGTTGCGGGGCGACAACATCACCGCGGCGAGTCCGAACATCCCGTGGTACACCGGACCGTCGCTGATCGAGCACCTGGAAACGGTGGAGATCGCACAGGAATCGCCGTCCGGGCCGTTCCGGCTGCCGGTGCAGTGGGTCAACCGGCCCGATCTCGACTTCCGTGGCTTCTCCGGCCAGATCGCCGGTGGCACAATCCGTCCCGGTGACCGGGTGCGGGTCCTGCCGTCCGGCCAGGACAGCACCGTCGACCGGATCGTCACCGCCACCGGCGATCTCACCGAAGCCGTTGCCGGGCAGTCGATCACACTCACCCTCACCGACGAGGTCGACATCAGCCGCGGTGACGTGCTCGCCGCCGCGACCGCGCCGCCCGCCGCGGCGGACCAATTCGAATGCCACCTGGTCTGGATGAGCGATCAGCCGATGCTGCCGCACCGGCCGTACCTGCTGAAGCTCGGCGCCCGCACGGTCACCGCCACCGTCGCGGCGCCGAAGTACAAGGTCAACGTCAACACCCTGGAGCACACCGCCGCGCGCACACTGGAACTCAACGAGATCGGCGTCGCCAACCTGGAACTGGACCGGCGGATCCCGTTCGACCCGTATGCCGAGAACCGGGACATGGGCGGGTTCATCCTCGTCGACCGGTTCACCAATGCCACGGTGGCCGCCGGGATGCTGCACTTCGCGCTGCGGCGCGCCGACAATGTGCACTGGCAGAGCGTGGAGGTGGACAAGGCTGCCCGCGCGCGCGAGAAGCGGCAGCATCCGGCGGTGGTCTGGTTCACCGGCCTGTCCGGCGCCGGCAAGTCCACCATCGCCAATCTCGTCGAAAAGCGTTTGCACGAGCAGGGTTTCCACACCTATCTGCTCGACGGCGACAACATCCGGCACGGCCTGAACCGGGATCTGGGGTTCACCGACGCCGACCGGGTGGAGAACATCCGGCGCATCATCGAGGTCTCCCGGCTCATGACCGACGCCGGACTGATCGTGCTGGCGTCGTTCATCTCCCCGTTCCGCGCCGAACGCCGGATGGCCCGGGAACTGCTGGAGCCGGGTGAATTCGTCGAGGTCCACGTCGACACCCCGCTGTCCGTCGCGGAGGCACGGGATCCGAAAGGCTTGTACGCCAAGGCCCGTCGCGGCGAGCTGCGGAACTTCACCGGTATCGACTCCCCCTACGAGCCCCCGGAAGCACCGGAACTGCGCCTGGCCGCCGCCGGCCCCGGCACCGCGGCGGAACTGGCCGAACAGGTCGTCACGCATCTGCGCGACGCCGGCCTGCTCGGCCCGATCGAGGACTGAACGGCCGTGAGCGACAACACCTTCACCGCGGGCACCGAATCGGTGACCGCCGCCGACCACGCACTGGCCGCGCGACTGGCCGGCGAGGCGGGCCGGTTGCTGCTGGCGATCCGGGACGAGGGCGGTGCGGCAGGCGACCGGAAATCCGATGAACTGCTGCTGCAACGCCTCTCGGCCGAACGACCGCACGACGCGGTGCTGTCGGAGGAGAGCACCGACGACCCGGTCCGGCTCGGCCGCCGGCGGGTCTGGATCATCGATCCGCTCGACGGCACCCGCGAATACGGGGAACCACCCCGCGACGACTGGGCCGTACACGTGGCGCTCGCCCTCGACGGCCGGGCCGCGGTCGGCGCGGTGGCGCTGCCGGGCGCGGATCTGGTGCTGCACACCGGCGCACCGCCGATGCTCGCCCCCGCGGCGCCGGGACCGATCCGGCTCGCCGTCTCGCGCACCCGGCCCCCGGCCTGCGTGGATCTGCTCACCGAGCGGCTCGGTGCGCGGTTGGTGCCGATGGGTTCGGCCGGAGCCAAGGCGATGGCCGTGGTGCGCGGCGCCGCCGATGTCTACGCGCATTCCGGCGGCCAGTACGAATGGGACTCCTGCGCACCGGTCGCCGTCGCCGCGGCCGCCGGGCTGCACGTGTCCCGCCTCGACGGATCGCCGCTGCACTACAACCGGCCCGACCCCTACCTGCCCGACCTGCTGATCTGCCGACCCGAAATGGCGAGCACGGTACTCGCCGCACTCGACGGCGCCACGGTCTGACCCGTTCCGGCCGCCGCCTCACCACACCGGCGGGCGGCGGGCGGACGGCCGCTACTTCAGGTCAGCGAGGCTCTTGCCGACATCGGCCAGCGTCAGCGGCTTCTCCGGATAATTCTGATACACATACGGATTCGCGTCACAGCGGAACGGGCCGGTATCGGGCTTGAAATCGGCCGCCTTCCAGCCACCGGACGTGGCCTGCTCGATGTTGTAGCACTTCGGCAGGGCCGCACCGGTACGCGCGAGATCGACCGGAGCCTGCAATCCGCCGGCGGTCCACGACCGTTCCCCGACCGCGTTGTCGTACACGCACTTCCGGGTCAGCGCGTCCCCGCAGGCCGAGGCCGACTTCGCGAACAGCGTCCACGCGACGAAGGCGCGCAGCGCCGGATAGGTCACATCGGCGCCGGGAGCGTACTTCGCGAAGAGATCCTTCACCTGTTGCACCGCCGGAATGCGATCGGCCTGCTCCAGCGGCGCGGTGCCCTGGATGTCGGCGACATTGTGTTGCGCGGCAATCGAACTACCGGCCAGCTGGATGAACTTCGAGGTGTAGGCGTTGTTGTTGGTGTCGATCCAGTCCAGCGTGTAGTTCATGCCGGTGAGCACGTCCTCCAGCTTCGCGAGGCTCGCGAAGTCACCGAGGAAGATCAGGCCCTTGACACCCTTGCTCTTGATGGCCTGCGCGTACGGCGTCCAGTCCGGTACGCCCGCAGCGGGATACAGGTCGTTGTAGACGACCGTCGCCCCACCGGCGGTGAGCTCCTCCACGTACTTCGGGGTCATCGTCTTGGTGACCGGAGAGTCACCGTTGATGAGTCCCACCGCCGACGCCGAGGCCGGGAACGCCTCCTTCAACAGCCAGCGATGGAATCCGGTACCCGGCGCGTAGGGCAGCGAGGCGGACTCGCCACCGCCGACCTGGAGATCCGAACCCACACTGGTACCCATCACGGCCTGTGCCGGGAAATCCGGTAGCAGACACGACAATCGGTCCTTCACCCCCAGCCCGTCCAGCGCCGCCCCACCACCGACCAGCGCGAAGTCGTCACGACAGGCCTCGAGCATGCGCTGCCGGACCTCCATCATCTTGGTGTCGTGCAGATCGACCACCAGCCGACGCCCGGCGACGCCGCCGTTGTCGTTACACCACGACGTGAAAACCTTTGCCGCGTCGCTGAACTCGGGGTTCTTGGTGAAACCGATATCGCTGAACACCCCCACCTTCAGCTCGCTCGCGCTCACCCCCTGCGCGGGCGAACTCTTCGGCGATCCGGCATGACAGATGCCCTTCAGATCACCGAAGTCTCCCCCGGACGCCGACGCACCGGTCGTGCCGGCCGTGGTGCTCTCCCCGCCTCCCCCACGGCTGCATCCGGCGGCGAGCAACGCAACCGCCATCAGCGCGACGAGTATCCGCCTCGACTTCACCATCGTTCTCCTCGTTCACTGCCGCCGGTGGCCGACTTCGCCCGGCACCGGCAACTCCGGTCCGACCGGCAAGCCGGCCCAACACGGATCTTGTTATTGCAAAGCCAGCTTTGCAGATAACAGGTGAACTTCGGATCGTTTTCGGTGAGGAGCAG
This DNA window, taken from Nocardia sp. BMG111209, encodes the following:
- a CDS encoding zinc-binding dehydrogenase; protein product: MTTTSRAIVFRGDETWELRELKVPDPQPGGAVLRVEATGLCHSDIDHFRGHVHTSWGGAFPSIAGHEIVGRIHRISAAAEREWGVSEGDRVAVCELVVTADGYRIYGHDFAVDEGSGLYGGFAEYLELLPGSRVYPLRTDRPADELTVFEPLSCAVTWVAPVQQDDIVVIEGPGHMGMATIVAARAAGASRIIVTGTAADEFRLRNARAIGADATIDVSAEDPLDRIRELTGGKMADVVIDAAAGNPVTVNLAMDLVRKGGHVVIAGMKDRPLEGFHSDWIPTRRITLHPGAGLDTKTAAELINDDKIPTAAMLGDSFALEEFEQAFELLTRKATGRDSIRVALRLA
- a CDS encoding sugar phosphate isomerase/epimerase — protein: MTHPRLSVSQMCTYSWSFGQNLELIDALGLAKVGLLINKADDYGRDAAVAALADRGIPATTVITRGFDLSAPDTWDAVRAELNGVTDLAARTGGSPYFTPGAADGRSFDELTEALAEAVAPCIGYAESRGVRLAIEPTLRPDRSYFHTLAEGIEVADRTGLGLIADIGNCWGETDYEATVRRAGSRIAVVQICDVRTDPPPPPGDRVVPGDGDLDIAGFVRAALDSGYTGVFELEVLGPGVEAEGYAATTRRAVDRATALLEEVL
- a CDS encoding MBL fold metallo-hydrolase; translated protein: MKQPLNALIVKEGEGSQAAIPLGDGIFASRGISNSYLVTTPDGDVLINTGMYNEADQIRERFAEVSENPWRVIIFTQGHPDHVGGWSQLTGPGVETIAHANHTDVREYFRRLQPFFARRSRQLWNRDVTRVDPTHQPPEPVLTTTFLDSHAFTLGGRRFELYSTPGGETTDSLVVWLPDDRIVFTGNMTGPLFGHVPNLYTIRGDKIRSARSFLASVDRVIALEPEVLITGHGEPVRGAAEIRRRFTEIRDATEYLREQTIAGMNAGTDLWTLMGSITLPPELNIPQGHGKVPWIVRAIWEEHAGWFRYENTTELYDVPPEAISGEIADLIDTATLLDRAEAHLAADRPVHALHFVSIALVRDPGDRRALQAKLLAHQQLLERSGRENFSEVRWLEAQIRDIEARLEGHPA
- a CDS encoding sulfotransferase yields the protein MAVKVLRVEGMRRDTRTAEERAALEAAEARTVDLSVEYVLTAARSQTGLDDFGAMDFTERLGLLLAEVAADANVWQANKAGFVDRCVKAAANRLRIQHYWHENPQCLDVPVRRPIDVVALPRSGSTHLENLLAADRRLRHLPVFLAAQPAPQPGAVAGPDGVDPRWSASQRHWERISGGNEILAAMHEHSPDHGCGENELQIPDFASYQWEWMADVPGFRDHYLGHDQTPHYLYMRKVLQAIAWQFPGEQRWMVKSNQHAEQLGPLLAAYPDATVVMIHRDPVATLQSLLTMRGLALKSSQKTPDIDAHVEYWVRRIETMLRRYLRDRAWVPAGQLVEVMFDDVVRDDVGTATTVLEQAGLDVTDECRADLHRYLADHPRGRNGRVVYDLEGDFGLNADQLRDRFAFYTDEFGIRSETGKGQR
- a CDS encoding SDR family NAD(P)-dependent oxidoreductase translates to MLVVFDLTGRVVVVSGGNAGIGFAMARGIARAGGDVVVWGRRPEKNEQAVRELASFGGRVLAQQVDVGDEARVVEAMREAAEEFGRVDGVIANAGLMSHERSFLDMTSEAWHGLLAVNQHGAYLAVREGARQMKRQWDAGDTSGGSLLFCASLSALTGSPGMQHYNAAKGAMVAMSRGIAVEAGRYGIRSNVVCPGHTVSETVSMPDDHPVVERVRRYNPSGRMGLAEDFEGIAVYFMSSLSRFHTGDLVVIDGGWMANAGKSDILGLPQWP
- a CDS encoding IclR family transcriptional regulator, whose protein sequence is MARPAPASTRAAHIISFLTAHPSRGFTISELVTHLDMNIASAHATLAVLCDCGFLVRDPVHRTYILGPALAVTGFAATQQHPSIVAAIEQADALAAELDMEVGVSAVAGTDVILLARRGPEPPHPTIGYPGDRAPLMAPLGAIFVAWAEDKEVDAWLERGAATDQLAHFYREMLAQMRGSGFSVPMEPIAAASVVAAFTRLRNTPTDEDAEHGLADALQRTSEILISISDLPPAEEISFRTVAAPIFDPIGRVLLAMSISGPDHPVRVDRVRELGRRLTQATAIATHRTHGRPPARLGH
- the cysD gene encoding sulfate adenylyltransferase subunit CysD, producing the protein MRPVRHLTHLERLEAESIQIFREAVAESERPVMLYSVGKDSSVLLHLAMKAFHPSRLPFPLLHVDTTFKFRAMYEFRDKFVADNGLGLIVHRNPECVARGINPFDHGSATHTDMWKTEGLKQALDLNRFDLAFGGARRDEEKSRAKERVFSVRTAQHRWDPKQQRPELWRLYNARKAPGESVRVFPLSNWTELDIWQYIYREQIPIVPLYFAAKRPVVQRDGALIMVDDHRMPLAPGEIPEDRSVRFRTLGCYPLTGAIESTAATLPQIIQEMLLTTSSERQGRVIDHDSSASMEKKKQEGYF
- the cysN gene encoding sulfate adenylyltransferase subunit CysN, which codes for MAHTITDLVATDIDAYLRLHEHKSMLRFITCGSVDDGKSTLIGRLLYDSKLVFSDHLSALEQDSKTVGTQGGELDFALLVDGLAAEREQGITIDVAYRFFSTEKRKFIVADTPGHEQYTRNMVTGASTADLAVILIDARKGVLTQTRRHSYLVSLLGIRQVVLAVNKLDLVDYSQQIFDAIEADYRGFAAEIGLTEITCIPMSALRGDNITAASPNIPWYTGPSLIEHLETVEIAQESPSGPFRLPVQWVNRPDLDFRGFSGQIAGGTIRPGDRVRVLPSGQDSTVDRIVTATGDLTEAVAGQSITLTLTDEVDISRGDVLAAATAPPAAADQFECHLVWMSDQPMLPHRPYLLKLGARTVTATVAAPKYKVNVNTLEHTAARTLELNEIGVANLELDRRIPFDPYAENRDMGGFILVDRFTNATVAAGMLHFALRRADNVHWQSVEVDKAARAREKRQHPAVVWFTGLSGAGKSTIANLVEKRLHEQGFHTYLLDGDNIRHGLNRDLGFTDADRVENIRRIIEVSRLMTDAGLIVLASFISPFRAERRMARELLEPGEFVEVHVDTPLSVAEARDPKGLYAKARRGELRNFTGIDSPYEPPEAPELRLAAAGPGTAAELAEQVVTHLRDAGLLGPIED
- a CDS encoding 3'(2'),5'-bisphosphate nucleotidase CysQ gives rise to the protein MSDNTFTAGTESVTAADHALAARLAGEAGRLLLAIRDEGGAAGDRKSDELLLQRLSAERPHDAVLSEESTDDPVRLGRRRVWIIDPLDGTREYGEPPRDDWAVHVALALDGRAAVGAVALPGADLVLHTGAPPMLAPAAPGPIRLAVSRTRPPACVDLLTERLGARLVPMGSAGAKAMAVVRGAADVYAHSGGQYEWDSCAPVAVAAAAGLHVSRLDGSPLHYNRPDPYLPDLLICRPEMASTVLAALDGATV